CGTCTGTTCTGATGGCCAACATCCTGATCGTCGAGGCGCGTTTCTACGAGCATCTGAACGACCTGCTGCTGGAGGGCGCGCGTGCCGCGATCGAGGCGGCGGGCCACACACACGAGACCATCACCGTGCCCGGCGCGCTGGAAGTGCCCGGCGCGATCGCGCTGGCGGCGGACGCCTATGACGCCTTCGTCGCGATCGGCGTGGTGATCCGGGGCGAAACCTATCATTTCGAGATCGTCGCGGGCGAAAGCGCGCGCGCGCTGATGGCGATG
The nucleotide sequence above comes from Sphingomonas oryzagri. Encoded proteins:
- the ribH gene encoding 6,7-dimethyl-8-ribityllumazine synthase translates to MANILIVEARFYEHLNDLLLEGARAAIEAAGHTHETITVPGALEVPGAIALAADAYDAFVAIGVVIRGETYHFEIVAGESARALMAMTLDGLAIGNGILTTENEAQALTRARRTEKDKGGEAAKAAIAMLELQKRFA